One genomic region from Sphingobacterium sp. UGAL515B_05 encodes:
- a CDS encoding tRNA threonylcarbamoyladenosine dehydratase: MKDLSWLSRTEALIGRAAVEKLANSHVMVLGLGGVGSFAAEFICRAGVGKMTIIDGDTVDPSNRNRQLPALATNHGEAKAEIMRERLMAINPELDLTVIQDFIIPEKIPALLDLAPDYCVEAIDSITPKLFFIRRALEANIPFVSSMGAGGKVDPTKIKIADIGKSYNCKLAQHIRKKLRKHGIRDGVKVAFSTELPNKDSLLYTDGSNFKKSAYGTMSYLPAAFGGAIASVAIRDLIENA; this comes from the coding sequence ATGAAAGATTTAAGTTGGCTGTCACGTACCGAAGCATTGATCGGTAGAGCGGCGGTTGAAAAATTAGCAAATTCGCATGTGATGGTTTTGGGATTAGGCGGTGTTGGATCATTTGCGGCGGAATTTATATGTCGGGCAGGTGTTGGAAAAATGACCATTATCGATGGAGACACCGTAGATCCATCCAATCGTAATAGGCAACTACCTGCCTTGGCAACCAATCATGGTGAAGCAAAGGCTGAGATTATGCGAGAAAGATTAATGGCGATCAATCCGGAATTAGATTTAACTGTGATACAGGATTTTATTATTCCGGAAAAAATACCAGCTTTGCTAGATTTAGCGCCAGATTATTGTGTCGAAGCTATTGATAGTATTACACCGAAACTATTTTTCATTCGGAGGGCATTAGAAGCTAATATACCATTTGTCAGTTCAATGGGTGCCGGTGGCAAAGTGGATCCTACGAAAATAAAAATTGCTGATATCGGTAAATCTTATAATTGTAAGTTGGCCCAGCATATCCGTAAGAAATTGCGTAAACATGGTATACGTGATGGGGTAAAAGTGGCATTTTCAACTGAACTTCCAAACAAGGATTCATTATTATATACTGATGGGAGTAACTTTAAAAAGTCTGCTTATGGTACCATGTCCTATCTACCAGCAGCCTTTGGTGGGGCAATAGCTTCTGTTGCTATACGAGATCTAATAGAAAATGCTTAA
- a CDS encoding 3-oxoacyl-ACP synthase — protein MNKTYSLFFGMTNNYFDIKGEILDMALKRTQERITMIESALETARDSSNDDTKSSAGDKYETSREMIQQDINRYQKQLLEANKDLQQLISIESLPNDVMDVARLGTLVQTNIGLYLIATSIGAVKIGTNNIFVISPASPIGQLLIGKKISDSFIFNNVNQKVIAIY, from the coding sequence ATGAATAAAACTTATTCCTTATTTTTCGGAATGACAAATAATTATTTCGACATAAAAGGGGAGATCCTCGACATGGCACTAAAACGTACTCAGGAACGTATCACAATGATAGAATCGGCTTTAGAAACAGCAAGAGATTCAAGTAATGACGATACCAAAAGTAGTGCTGGAGACAAGTATGAAACTTCACGTGAAATGATTCAACAGGACATCAATCGCTACCAGAAACAACTCCTGGAAGCCAATAAAGATCTACAGCAGCTAATCAGTATAGAATCATTACCAAATGATGTAATGGATGTAGCCAGATTAGGAACGCTTGTTCAAACCAATATTGGTCTATATTTGATCGCCACAAGTATTGGAGCTGTAAAAATAGGAACCAATAATATCTTCGTCATTTCGCCTGCATCTCCAATTGGACAACTACTTATCGGAAAAAAAATAAGTGATAGTTTTATTTTTAACAACGTTAATCAGAAAGTTATTGCAATATACTAG
- a CDS encoding BON domain-containing protein has product MRLFLFSTETKNDMKLNNLLLIFLLGALLFIHSCRSPESDEKLRSKIEAALQTTAGIEVDVEEGNVTLDGQIGSDSLKQDIENRTKLAGGEDIKSIHNNIIVNLPEPEDAREKYHEIMGGAIDSTLTRDVNLVLEDFPTITAQVKEGIIIATGNLEKSKIDTLKKRLEHIKPKGIDMKGVTSR; this is encoded by the coding sequence ATGCGTCTGTTCTTATTTAGTACAGAAACGAAGAATGACATGAAATTGAATAATTTACTTTTAATCTTCTTACTTGGCGCTTTACTGTTTATTCACTCTTGTAGATCGCCCGAATCGGACGAAAAACTAAGATCAAAAATCGAGGCAGCGTTGCAAACTACTGCAGGCATCGAAGTAGATGTCGAGGAAGGGAATGTAACGTTGGATGGACAGATAGGTTCGGATTCGCTCAAGCAGGATATAGAAAACAGAACAAAATTAGCAGGGGGAGAGGATATCAAATCCATTCACAACAATATCATTGTAAATCTTCCCGAACCAGAAGATGCCCGTGAAAAATATCATGAAATTATGGGCGGCGCAATAGATTCTACCTTAACAAGAGATGTCAATCTTGTTCTGGAAGATTTCCCAACCATTACGGCGCAGGTGAAGGAAGGAATTATAATTGCGACAGGTAATCTTGAAAAATCAAAAATCGATACACTAAAGAAAAGATTAGAGCATATCAAGCCCAAAGGTATTGATATGAAAGGTGTCACTAGTCGCTAA
- a CDS encoding TatD family hydrolase, whose translation MKAQIPYIDLHTHRNYPVDAHAILSIKNVVLNHSETITEADCSVGLHPWYINENTEHDLGLMVDALALSQVLAIGECGMDKNIATPIADQEPVFDQQIRLAQRYQKPLIIHCVRAFQEIVGCLKKANFSGAVVFHGYRKNWTLAQQLIDRGYYLSIGKHCLNGSQDELLQHISLEYLFLETDTDATADIATLYRYVAQLRSIELEELKQTLYQNYKNVFRK comes from the coding sequence TTGAAAGCACAGATTCCCTATATCGATCTACATACGCACCGGAATTATCCGGTCGATGCGCACGCAATCCTTTCTATTAAGAATGTTGTGTTGAATCATTCGGAGACAATCACAGAAGCGGATTGTTCAGTAGGTTTGCATCCGTGGTATATCAATGAGAATACTGAACATGATTTGGGACTCATGGTGGATGCATTAGCGCTGAGTCAGGTTTTAGCTATAGGTGAATGTGGTATGGACAAAAATATAGCCACTCCCATTGCCGATCAAGAGCCTGTATTTGATCAACAGATTCGCCTGGCTCAAAGATACCAGAAACCTCTAATTATTCATTGTGTGCGTGCTTTTCAGGAGATTGTCGGTTGTTTGAAAAAAGCAAATTTTAGCGGAGCAGTTGTTTTTCATGGATATCGTAAGAACTGGACCTTGGCTCAACAGTTAATAGATCGAGGTTATTATCTTTCCATAGGAAAACATTGTTTAAACGGAAGTCAAGACGAACTTTTACAACATATATCACTCGAGTATTTATTTCTAGAGACAGATACAGATGCGACTGCAGACATCGCTACGCTATATCGCTACGTGGCCCAGCTCAGATCGATCGAACTGGAAGAGTTGAAACAGACTTTATACCAAAATTATAAGAATGTATTTCGTAAATGA
- a CDS encoding anthranilate synthase component I family protein encodes MRIESFDLLDSKDKFHQKALHWSGQFDEISFFNSNGMSDQWGKFEQILAVKALFSFRANENVFDQLDAFLKLHQSQFIPGFLSYDLKNEIEELQTTGTDQLEFPEAYFFVPAITLRWTADQVLIEAEDPVKIYQAISDTQIPVITPISVQVKSRWTKSEYAKAFENVQAHIHRGDIYEVNLCQEFFAENADISPVEVYHRLNAISPTPFSSFFKVEHHFIMSASPERFLAKRHGKLISQPIKGTAKRGTNPTEDQQIIADMLRSKKEIAENVMIVDLVRNDLTRSALPGTVEATRLFEIQSFEQVHQMISTITCMQDPKVANVDVFRNTFPAGSMTGAPKIAAMQICDQLEARKRGIYAGSIGYFDTIHDEFDFNVVIRSLLYNKQKRYLSFHTGGAVTNQASADQEYQECLLKASAILEALNATLAQ; translated from the coding sequence ATGCGGATCGAAAGTTTTGATCTTCTCGATTCTAAAGATAAATTTCATCAAAAAGCCCTGCACTGGTCGGGGCAATTTGATGAAATTTCTTTCTTTAATAGTAATGGGATGTCCGATCAATGGGGCAAATTTGAACAGATATTGGCTGTCAAGGCATTATTTTCTTTCCGTGCAAATGAAAATGTATTTGACCAGCTTGATGCTTTTTTGAAATTACATCAATCTCAGTTTATTCCTGGATTTCTATCCTATGACCTCAAAAATGAAATAGAAGAATTACAGACAACAGGTACGGACCAGCTCGAATTTCCAGAAGCCTACTTCTTTGTCCCCGCAATTACGCTCCGATGGACGGCGGATCAAGTGCTTATAGAAGCCGAGGATCCTGTTAAAATCTATCAGGCCATTTCGGATACTCAGATTCCTGTGATAACCCCAATTTCTGTACAGGTAAAGTCGCGTTGGACAAAGAGTGAATATGCCAAAGCTTTTGAAAATGTACAGGCACATATTCACCGTGGAGACATCTATGAAGTGAACCTTTGTCAGGAATTTTTTGCTGAAAACGCTGATATCTCCCCTGTCGAAGTTTATCATCGATTAAATGCCATATCCCCCACTCCTTTTAGTTCATTTTTCAAGGTAGAACATCATTTTATCATGAGTGCTTCTCCAGAGCGATTTTTAGCGAAAAGACATGGAAAGTTGATTTCTCAGCCGATTAAGGGAACGGCCAAAAGGGGGACAAATCCAACGGAGGATCAACAGATTATAGCTGATATGTTGAGGTCAAAAAAAGAGATCGCCGAAAATGTGATGATCGTTGATTTGGTTCGCAATGATCTCACACGGAGTGCTCTTCCCGGAACAGTTGAGGCTACTCGTCTTTTTGAGATCCAGTCCTTTGAACAGGTTCATCAAATGATTTCAACTATTACCTGCATGCAAGACCCAAAAGTCGCCAATGTGGATGTATTTAGAAATACCTTTCCTGCAGGTTCGATGACAGGTGCTCCCAAAATTGCAGCGATGCAAATTTGCGATCAGCTTGAAGCTCGAAAGAGAGGTATCTATGCAGGATCTATCGGTTACTTTGACACCATACACGATGAATTCGATTTTAACGTCGTTATCCGTTCATTGCTTTACAATAAGCAAAAAAGATACCTTTCCTTTCATACAGGTGGAGCAGTTACCAATCAGGCGTCCGCCGATCAGGAGTATCAAGAATGCCTTTTGAAGGCATCCGCGATCCTTGAAGCCTTAAATGCCACTCTAGCACAATAA